One Branchiostoma floridae strain S238N-H82 chromosome 15, Bfl_VNyyK, whole genome shotgun sequence DNA window includes the following coding sequences:
- the LOC118431764 gene encoding uncharacterized protein LOC118431764 isoform X1, with the protein MEKVVRRVCESRWGALLIGAVIGSCVTQLFTAAPRVPHTTELRTSSSRSPAWLLRTQESQSKSVWSEYIKDPQSKEEKLPRKILLDCGANVASTVQLFRETYPDGQDFIIHSFEIDERLAPFFAPYPNHVLHCPTGVSIKDGNMTAYSESAWSPDKGKNNRRDMQWGGGSLFAFDDEKADTETGGRRKLSHHRTVPTVDLSRWIQENTAVEDYVIFKLDVEGAEYDILKKMLEDGTFKWVDKYYGEFHRWQPVTGWDKEEKANLVSDVKTKGKPMISWAAEVRNYGDFNTMHPPLASESFVGSPGTVYSSCSAPPSGTPRLALAVLVGMNVKAAHKLVQTIAAHSSRMPVTLFLYGDFVETFPELVTEWAKTFTIGMRENQPFPLGHFTMQASPWIRTGLVSAIQRLSEVDIQTAYYLPENVTDTVINEAKSRGLRIIQPTARFPPTDDKWLLSVENYYKYRDVERTPKALRVITQQLDNKGGIVSLDSDHPDSYMSSVFLMDYLVEKSGYNLVSIVGCLE; encoded by the exons ATGGAGAAAGTCGTCCGTCGCGTGTGTGAAAGCCGATGGGGAGCGTTGCTTATCGGCGCCGTCATCGGGAGCTGTGTGACTCAGCTCTTTACCGCCGCGCCGAGAGTTCCTCACACCACAGAACTCCGTACATCTTCCTCCAGAAGCCCCGCATGGCTGTTACGAACCCAAGAAAGTCAGAGTAAGTCAGTGTGGTCTGAATACATCAAAGATCCCCAATCGAAGGAAGAAAA ATTGCCGAGAAAGATCCTGCTGGACTGCGGTGCTAACGTGGCGTCCACAGTCCAGTTGTTTCGGGAGACCTACCCAGACGGTCAGGACTTCATCATACACTCCTTCGAGATAGACGAGAGGCTGGCGCCGTTCTTCGCGCCGTACCCGAACCACGTGCTACACTGTCCCACTGGGGTGTCCATCAAGGACG GAAACATGACGGCGTACTCGGAGTCAGCCTGGTCCCCGGATAAAGGAAAGAACAACCGCAGAGAcatgcagtggggaggggggtcactCTTTGCTTTTGATGATGAGAAAGCAGACACCGAGACGGGAGGCAGACGGAAGTTGTCTCATCACCGGACGGTGCCGACAGTCGACCTGTCCCGCTGGATTCAGGAAAACACGGCGGTGGAAGACTACGTCATCTTCAAGCTTGACGTGGAGGGTGCCGAGTACGACATCTTAAAGAAGATGCTGGAGGACGGGACCTTCAAGTGGGTGGACAA ATATTACGGCGAGTTTCACCGCTGGCAACCGGTAACAGGCTGGGATAAGGAAGAGAAGGCAAACCTCGTGTCAGACGTAAAGACGAAAGGCAAACCTATGATAAGTTGGGCGGCTGAAGTCAGGAACTACGGAGACTTTAACACCATGCACCCTCCATTG GCATCCGAGAGTTTTGTAGGCTCTCCGGGCACGGTCTACTCCAGCTGCTCGGCGCCCCCCTCGGGTACCCCCCGCCTGGCGCTGGCTGTTCTAGTCGGTATGAACGTCAAGGCCGCGCACAAGTTGGTACAGACAATAGCAGCTCATTCCAGCAGGATGCCGGTCACACTCTTCCTCTATGGAGACTTCGTGGAAACGTTTCCGGAACTGGTGACGGAATGGGCCAAAACTTTCACAATAGGCATGCGCGAG AACCAACCATTTCCGCTAGGGCACTTTACGATGCAGGCATCGCCCTGGATCCGGACGGGGCTAGTCAGTGCCATACAGCGTCTGAGCGAAGTGGACATACAGACAGCTTACTACTTACCCGAGAACGTGACAGACACCGTAATAAACGAAGCCAAGTCTCGGGGTTTGAGGATCATCCAGCCGACAGCTCGCTTCCCTCCAACCGATG ATAAATGGCTTCTTTCTGTTGAAAACTACTACAAGTACAGAGATGTGGAGAGGACTCCCAAAGCTCTCCGCGTCATCACACAACAACTGGACAACAAGGGAGGCATCGTCAGTCTGGACTCGGACCACCCGGACAGTTACATGAGTTCAGTCTTCCTCATGGACTATTTGGTGGAGAAGTCCGGTTATAATCTAGTCAGCATTGTGGGGTGTTTGGAGTAG